A genomic segment from Nicotiana tabacum cultivar K326 chromosome 9, ASM71507v2, whole genome shotgun sequence encodes:
- the LOC107824716 gene encoding protein DETOXIFICATION 16-like, which yields MDTQNLECPLIVETVKEECKKRRRNDEILVEVKKLLVLAGPLMSVNFSLFALQVISVMFVGHLGELALSGASMATSFASVTGLSLLMGMANALDTLCGQSYGAKQYHMLGIHMQRAMFVLLLASVPLACIWSNAEHILVLLGQDPEIAAEAGSYARYMIPTIFAYGFLQCQIRFLQAQNIVLPMMFSTGITTLLHLFSCWILVFKSGLGNKGAALANAISYWINFLLLAVYVRISPSCKSTWTGLSNEAFQDTWQYIRLAIPSAAMFCLEIWSYEIMVLLSGLLPNPKLETSVLSISLNTCWMVYMIPLGLSGATSVRVSNELGAGRPQAARLAACTAVFLVATEGIVAAIILISVRKLWGYCYSTEEEVVGYVAEMLILIAGSHFLDGIQSVLSGTARGCGWQNIGAAVNLGAYYLFGIPAGVVLAFVYHFGGKGLWLGINLAVFAQALLLLIVTLCTNWEKEAKKAVDRVTPELT from the exons ATGGATACACAAAATCTTGAGTGCCCATTGATTGTAGAAACTGTAAAGGAAGAGTGTAAGAAGaggagaagaaatgatgaaaTATTGGTAGAAGTGAAGAAGCTGTTGGTATTAGCAGGGCCTCTTATGTCAGTCAATTTTTCACTATTTGCCTTACAGGTTATATCTGTAATGTTTGTGGGACATCTTGGAGAGTTAGCTCTTTCTGGTGCTTCTATGGCTACTTCCTTTGCCTCTGTCACTGGTCTCAGCTTGTTG ATGGGAATGGCAAATGCATTGGACACTTTATGTGGGCAATCATATGGCGCAAAGCAGTATCATATGCTTGGTATCCATATGCAAAGGGCAATGTTTGTCCTATTACTGGCCAGTGTTCCGCTTGCCTGCATTTGGAGTAATGCAGAACACATTCTTGTATTATTGGGACAAGATCCGGAAATAGCAGCTGAAGCAGGAAGTTATGCGCGATATATGATTCCAACGATCTTTGCCTATGGATTTCTCCAGTGTCAAATCAGATTTCTACAAGCCCAAAACATAGTGCTACCGATGATGTTCAGTACTGGAATAACAACTTTGCTGCATTTATTCAGTTGTTGGATTCTGGTATTTAAATCTGGCCTAGGCAACAAAGGTGCTGCTCTGGCTAATGCGATATCCTACTGGATTAATTTCTTGTTGCTAGCTGTATATGTCAGAATATCCCCGTCCTGCAAAAGCACGTGGACCGGATTATCAAACGAGGCATTTCAAGATACTTGGCAATATATAAGACTTGCTATTCCTTCAGCTGCTATGTTCTG CTTAGAGATTTGGTCTTACGAAATAATGGTTCTGTTGTCTGGACTTCTTCCAAATCCGAAGCTAGAGACGTCAGTTCTTTCCATCAG TCTTAATACATGTTGGATGGTGTATATGATACCTCTAGGACTAAGTGGTGCCACGAG CGTAAGAGTTTCGAATGAACTAGGCGCTGGACGACCTCAAGCAGCTCGTTTAGCAGCTTGCACTGCGGTATTCTTGGTTGCTACAGAAGGCATTGTTGCAGCAATAATTTTGATTTCGGTTCGTAAACTGTGGGGCTATTGTTATAGCACTGAGGAAGAAGTAGTGGGATATGTAGCAGAAATGCTAATCTTGATAGCAGGATCCCACTTCTTAGATGGTATTCAGTCTGTACTTTCAG GTACTGCAAGAGGATGTGGCTGGCAAAATATAGGGGCAGCAGTTAACTTAGGAGCTTATTACCTTTTCGGAATACCTGCTGGTGTTGTATTAGCTTTTGTCTACCATTTTGGTGGAAAG GGACTTTGGTTGGGAATCAATCTTGCCGTCTTTGCACAAGCTCTACTTCTTTTAATAGTTACTCTGTGCACAAATTGGGAAAAAGAG